A section of the Ciceribacter thiooxidans genome encodes:
- the ald gene encoding alanine dehydrogenase, which translates to MLVGCPKEIKNHEYRVGLTPGAVREYVAHGHKVLIETGAGGGIGADDGAYIAAGAEIVGSAKDIFARADMVVKVKEPQPSEWTQLREGQILYTYLHLAPDPEQTKGLLESGVTAVAYETVTDDRGGLPLLAPMSEVAGRLAIQAGATALQKAHGGRGVLLGGVPGVLPGKVTVIGGGVVGLHSARMAAGLGAEVTIIDRSLPRLRQLDDIFAGRVRTLYSTIDSLEQAVFAADLVIGAVLIPGAAAPKLVTREMLSGMKKGAVIVDVAIDQGGCFETSHATTHSHPTYEVDGVVHYCVANMPGAVPVTSTEALNNATLMHGLALADRGLRALAEDRHLRNGLNVHRGRITNRPVAEALGYEMHAPEMVLNVA; encoded by the coding sequence ATGCTGGTAGGCTGCCCCAAGGAAATCAAGAATCACGAGTACCGCGTCGGGCTGACCCCGGGTGCCGTGCGCGAATACGTGGCGCACGGTCACAAGGTGCTGATCGAGACGGGCGCGGGCGGCGGTATCGGCGCCGACGACGGTGCCTATATTGCTGCCGGTGCCGAGATCGTCGGTTCGGCCAAGGACATCTTCGCTCGTGCCGACATGGTCGTGAAGGTCAAGGAGCCGCAGCCGTCGGAATGGACGCAGCTGCGTGAAGGCCAGATCCTCTACACTTACCTGCACCTCGCTCCCGATCCGGAGCAGACGAAGGGTCTGCTCGAATCCGGCGTTACCGCCGTTGCCTACGAAACCGTGACCGACGACCGCGGCGGCCTGCCGCTGCTGGCTCCGATGTCGGAAGTCGCCGGTCGCCTGGCGATCCAGGCCGGTGCCACGGCACTGCAGAAGGCCCATGGCGGCCGCGGCGTGCTGCTCGGCGGCGTTCCCGGCGTGCTTCCGGGCAAGGTCACCGTCATCGGCGGTGGCGTCGTCGGCCTGCATTCCGCGCGCATGGCCGCCGGCCTCGGCGCCGAAGTCACCATCATCGACCGCTCGCTGCCGCGCCTGCGCCAGCTCGACGACATCTTCGCCGGTCGCGTCCGCACCCTCTACTCGACGATCGACAGCCTCGAACAGGCCGTCTTCGCCGCCGACCTGGTGATCGGCGCCGTGCTGATCCCGGGTGCCGCTGCGCCGAAGCTTGTCACCCGCGAAATGCTCTCGGGCATGAAGAAGGGTGCCGTCATCGTCGACGTTGCGATCGACCAGGGCGGCTGCTTCGAAACCTCGCATGCGACGACGCATTCGCATCCGACCTATGAAGTCGACGGTGTGGTTCATTACTGTGTCGCCAATATGCCCGGCGCCGTGCCGGTCACGTCCACCGAGGCCCTGAACAACGCTACGCTTATGCACGGCCTTGCGCTCGCCGATCGCGGCCTGCGCGCTCTCGCCGAAGACCGTCACTTGCGCAATGGCCTCAACGTGCACCGCGGACGCATCACCAACCGTCCGGTCGCGGAAGCGCTCGGCTACGAGATGCACGCGCCGGAAATGGTCCTTAACGTGGCGTAA
- a CDS encoding Lrp/AsnC family transcriptional regulator, whose protein sequence is MQELDAIDLAILKALQQNGRMTNAELAEKVGLSASACSRRHDILERSGVISGYHARLSNKVLEYKMIAIVHISLSGQFAKTLSDFEAAVKRCPNVLVCYLMSGEYDYILRVAAKDLEDYERIHRDWLSALPHVVKINSSFALREIIDRPNVGL, encoded by the coding sequence ATGCAGGAACTGGATGCGATTGATCTTGCGATTTTGAAAGCGCTTCAGCAAAACGGTCGCATGACCAACGCGGAGCTCGCCGAGAAGGTCGGACTAAGTGCTTCGGCCTGTTCGCGGCGCCACGACATCCTTGAGCGATCGGGGGTGATCAGCGGTTATCACGCGCGGCTGTCGAATAAGGTACTCGAATATAAGATGATCGCAATCGTGCACATCTCGCTTTCGGGCCAGTTCGCGAAAACACTCTCCGATTTCGAGGCTGCCGTAAAGCGCTGTCCGAACGTCCTCGTCTGCTATCTGATGTCCGGCGAATACGACTATATCCTCCGCGTCGCGGCCAAGGACCTCGAGGACTACGAGCGCATCCATCGCGATTGGCTGTCTGCCTTGCCACATGTGGTCAAGATCAACTCCAGCTTTGCTCTCCGCGAGATCATCGACCGGCCGAATGTCGGCCTTTGA
- a CDS encoding PilZ domain-containing protein: MKYLQQEANARMVDVSRTGLALELATPLHAAAGSVVQIQNDHLGLIEATVRWRRASRLGVEVISTSNTLAQMSAYFRHFHKEVRPVLTR, translated from the coding sequence GTGAAGTATCTGCAGCAGGAAGCCAATGCGCGGATGGTCGACGTCTCGCGAACGGGTCTTGCGCTCGAACTTGCGACACCGCTCCACGCCGCCGCCGGCAGCGTCGTGCAGATCCAGAACGACCACCTCGGTCTGATCGAAGCCACCGTACGCTGGCGCAGGGCGAGTCGTCTCGGCGTCGAAGTCATTAGCACGAGCAATACGCTCGCACAGATGTCGGCTTACTTCCGGCACTTCCACAAAGAAGTCCGTCCGGTTCTAACCCGCTGA
- a CDS encoding bifunctional 2',3'-cyclic-nucleotide 2'-phosphodiesterase/3'-nucleotidase, with protein sequence MSLSDLHPISRRSLLGGFAATTALVVLHPFAARANGNQAHLRLMETTDIHVNVMPYDYYADKPNDTMGLARTASIIDSIRAEAGNSMLIDNGDLLQGNPMGDYMAYEKGMKAGDLHPVIKAMNVLGYECGTLGNHEFNYGLEFMFNTLGGANFPIVCANLTKGKLAEDPTKDELYFKPYTILDRKIRDGAGNENPIRIGFIGFVPPQIMVWDAKNLEGRAQTRDIVDTARAWIPVMKEDGADLIVALSHSGIDGHGQSDRMENASLYLAGVAGIDAVFTGHQHLVFPGPKTWDDVPGADPIKGTLLGKPAVMGGFWGSHLGLIDLLLEKDGASWQIVDFTCEARPIYHRDDNRKVVADVSDKPEIIASVATEHEATLQYVRTSVGKTSAPLYSYFALVADDPSVQIVSNAQTWYIREMLKDSEYKDYPILSAAAPFKAGGRGGPDYYTDVAAGDIAIKNVADLYLYPNTVQAVLVTGEQVKNWLEMSAGMFNQVEPGAKDAPLLNPHFPSYNFDVIDGVTYQIDLAQPPKYDGDGKVINPEANRIVNLHFGGQPIDPGRKFVVATNNYRAGGGGKFPEIAADKVIFVAPDTNRDVIVRYIVEQGQINPSADGNWSFAPNKGATALFETGPKGRQYAKDVKGAKIEDAGDGAEGFAKFRLIL encoded by the coding sequence ATGTCCCTGTCTGATCTGCATCCCATTTCGCGCCGCAGTCTCCTCGGGGGCTTTGCAGCGACCACCGCTCTCGTCGTCCTCCATCCTTTCGCCGCCCGGGCGAACGGCAACCAGGCCCACCTGCGGCTCATGGAGACGACGGACATCCACGTCAACGTGATGCCCTACGACTACTATGCCGACAAGCCGAACGACACAATGGGGCTTGCCCGCACCGCGTCGATCATCGATTCGATCCGCGCCGAAGCCGGAAACTCGATGCTGATCGACAACGGAGACCTGCTGCAGGGGAATCCGATGGGCGACTACATGGCCTATGAAAAGGGCATGAAGGCCGGCGATCTGCATCCGGTCATCAAGGCGATGAACGTGCTTGGCTACGAGTGTGGCACGCTCGGCAACCACGAGTTCAACTACGGCCTGGAGTTCATGTTCAACACGCTGGGCGGGGCGAACTTTCCGATCGTGTGCGCCAATCTCACGAAGGGCAAGCTGGCCGAAGATCCGACGAAGGACGAGCTTTACTTCAAGCCCTACACCATTCTCGACCGCAAGATCAGAGACGGCGCCGGCAACGAAAACCCGATCCGCATCGGCTTCATCGGCTTCGTGCCACCGCAGATCATGGTCTGGGATGCAAAGAACCTCGAAGGCCGTGCACAGACCCGCGACATCGTCGATACGGCGCGGGCCTGGATCCCGGTGATGAAGGAGGATGGTGCCGACCTCATCGTCGCGCTTTCCCACTCAGGCATCGACGGGCACGGCCAGAGCGACCGCATGGAAAATGCGTCGCTCTATCTCGCCGGCGTTGCCGGCATCGACGCGGTCTTCACCGGGCACCAGCATCTGGTCTTCCCCGGCCCGAAGACCTGGGACGACGTGCCGGGCGCCGACCCGATCAAGGGTACGCTGCTCGGCAAGCCGGCGGTGATGGGAGGGTTCTGGGGCTCACATCTCGGGCTCATCGACCTCCTCTTGGAGAAGGACGGCGCAAGCTGGCAGATCGTCGACTTTACCTGCGAAGCACGTCCGATCTACCACCGCGACGACAACCGCAAAGTCGTCGCGGACGTGTCCGACAAGCCCGAGATCATCGCGTCCGTCGCCACCGAGCACGAGGCTACGCTGCAATATGTCCGTACATCGGTCGGCAAGACGTCGGCGCCGCTCTATTCCTATTTCGCGCTCGTGGCCGACGACCCTTCGGTGCAGATCGTCTCGAATGCGCAGACCTGGTACATCCGCGAAATGCTGAAGGACTCCGAATACAAGGACTATCCGATCCTTTCGGCGGCGGCGCCCTTCAAGGCCGGCGGACGCGGCGGCCCCGACTATTATACGGACGTCGCCGCCGGCGACATCGCGATCAAGAATGTCGCCGACCTCTATCTCTACCCGAACACGGTCCAGGCGGTGCTGGTGACCGGCGAGCAGGTCAAGAACTGGCTCGAGATGTCGGCCGGCATGTTCAACCAGGTGGAGCCCGGCGCGAAGGACGCACCGCTCCTCAACCCGCACTTCCCCTCCTACAATTTCGATGTGATCGACGGCGTCACCTACCAGATCGATCTCGCCCAGCCGCCGAAATATGACGGCGACGGCAAGGTCATCAATCCGGAGGCGAACCGTATCGTCAACCTGCACTTCGGTGGACAACCGATCGATCCCGGCCGCAAGTTCGTGGTCGCGACCAACAATTATCGTGCCGGTGGCGGCGGAAAATTCCCGGAGATCGCAGCCGACAAGGTGATCTTCGTCGCCCCGGACACTAACCGCGACGTCATCGTCCGCTACATCGTCGAGCAGGGCCAGATCAATCCGTCCGCCGACGGCAACTGGTCCTTCGCCCCGAACAAGGGCGCGACAGCGCTGTTCGAGACCGGACCGAAGGGTCGGCAATATGCGAAAGACGTCAAAGGCGCGAAGATCGAGGATGCGGGCGACGGAGCGGAGGGCTTTGCGAAGTTCCGCCTGATTCTCTGA
- a CDS encoding GGDEF domain-containing protein, producing MNQSTNLALFVVEAVLYFTLLTTLLHFRHRIGLGVFLTALGVMHFVETYLAAVFYVDLPIGIVSPGSSIFFAGKLVMILMLYIKEDAATVRQPIYGLFIGNAVTLVIAQFLLLHHTVSLTPGQTADVAFLREMGLLMLWGTALLYIDSLAIILLYERIGRILPGPTITRVAASSVLVLTFDQIGFYGLLAYLYDAPAAVFWGGWKAKMAAAVLYSAMFALYQMVFRDPGMVLARRPIRDVFTDLTFRERYEDLLARTGRDVLTGAFDRGRMEIEAPRLLRESTERRKPLSVAIVDVDHFKAVNDRFGHLHGDSVLREVADELHRGTRTGDLLFRYGGEEFVVVLPEANHADALLISERMRQEIAVGVRDHGGGAVTVSIGVATAPEDGANFTSLLAAADNRLYRAKNAGRNRTEGRPDSGA from the coding sequence ATGAACCAGAGCACGAATCTTGCGCTCTTCGTGGTCGAGGCGGTGTTGTACTTCACCTTGCTGACCACGCTCCTTCATTTTCGTCACCGGATCGGGCTCGGCGTTTTTCTGACTGCGCTCGGCGTAATGCATTTCGTCGAGACGTATCTGGCTGCTGTCTTCTACGTCGATCTGCCGATCGGCATCGTCTCGCCGGGCTCGTCGATCTTCTTTGCCGGCAAGCTGGTGATGATCCTGATGCTCTATATCAAGGAGGACGCTGCAACCGTTCGTCAGCCTATCTACGGCCTGTTCATCGGCAATGCCGTAACGCTCGTCATCGCGCAGTTCCTGCTGCTCCATCACACGGTGTCGTTGACGCCCGGACAGACGGCGGACGTGGCTTTTCTCCGCGAGATGGGGCTGCTGATGCTTTGGGGGACGGCCCTTCTCTACATCGACTCGCTGGCGATCATCCTGCTCTACGAGCGGATCGGTCGGATCCTCCCCGGGCCGACGATCACCAGGGTCGCCGCAAGCAGCGTGCTCGTGCTTACCTTCGACCAGATCGGCTTCTATGGTCTGCTCGCCTATCTCTACGATGCCCCCGCGGCCGTGTTCTGGGGTGGGTGGAAAGCGAAGATGGCGGCGGCGGTTCTCTATTCGGCGATGTTTGCGCTTTATCAGATGGTCTTTCGTGATCCGGGCATGGTGTTGGCGCGCCGCCCGATCCGCGACGTCTTCACCGACCTGACATTCCGCGAGCGCTACGAGGACCTGCTGGCGCGGACGGGTCGCGATGTTCTCACCGGCGCCTTCGATCGCGGACGGATGGAGATCGAGGCGCCGCGCCTGCTGCGGGAATCGACCGAGCGTCGCAAGCCGCTCAGCGTCGCGATCGTCGACGTTGACCATTTCAAGGCGGTGAACGATCGCTTCGGCCATCTTCACGGAGACAGCGTGTTGCGCGAGGTGGCCGACGAACTGCATCGCGGCACCAGAACCGGCGACCTGCTGTTTCGCTACGGCGGTGAGGAATTCGTCGTCGTCCTGCCGGAGGCCAATCACGCCGACGCACTGCTGATATCGGAGCGCATGCGACAGGAGATCGCCGTCGGTGTCCGAGACCATGGCGGCGGGGCTGTGACGGTCAGTATCGGCGTCGCGACGGCACCGGAAGACGGAGCGAACTTCACCAGCCTGCTTGCGGCGGCCGACAACCGCCTCTATCGCGCGAAAAATGCAGGCCGCAACCGCACGGAAGGCCGGCCGGACAGCGGCGCCTGA
- a CDS encoding HlyU family transcriptional regulator, which translates to MASFFSNIFSAFSGASKDKPAPTATAEPQAHAGCTIHAAPIREGSQYRLAGRIEKVVDGETLERTFIRADVFTSADDALECTFRKARQIIDQNGAGLFADGVKSRPV; encoded by the coding sequence ATGGCATCGTTTTTCTCGAACATCTTTTCGGCCTTCTCCGGCGCGTCGAAGGACAAGCCTGCCCCGACGGCGACGGCCGAACCTCAGGCTCATGCCGGTTGCACAATCCACGCCGCTCCGATTCGTGAGGGAAGCCAGTATCGCCTGGCCGGGCGAATCGAAAAGGTGGTCGACGGGGAAACGCTGGAACGCACATTCATCCGGGCAGACGTCTTCACTTCCGCCGATGATGCTCTCGAATGCACCTTCCGCAAGGCACGCCAGATCATCGATCAGAACGGCGCCGGCCTCTTTGCGGATGGCGTCAAGTCGCGCCCGGTCTGA